CCGTCCCGTCGCCTGCCGCCGGAGCATCCGGCTGCCGCGCCGACGGCAACCGCCGCCGCGCCCGCTCCAGCGCCGACTCATAGAAGACATCCGACAGCTGCTCGTGCATCTCCCGCAGCTCGTTGAGCTCCCGCTCCCGCGCGAGCAGCTGCGTGTTGTGCTCCTCCAGCGCGTGCCGGTCGGCCTCCGTGCGCGCCAGCTCCTCCATCAGCGCCGCGCGCCCCTGCTCCGCCTCCGCGCGCTCCTGCTTGAGCCGCTCGATGGCCGCCTCCAGCGCCGCCAGCTTCACCGCCACCGACTCCATGCGCTCGCGCTCCGCCTCGTACTGGCGCTGCCAGTGCAGCGTCTCCAGCACCTGCGCCTCCAGGCGCTCAGGCGGGATTCGCGCGCACCCTGTCGCCAGCCATGCCACCGCCGTCGCCATCGCGAACCCCAGGGACCGCATACACCGTCTCTCCCGCGCCGCGGTCGCGAGAGATTCGCGACGAGGTGCGACGGGCTCGTGTCCTGTTGCAGCAAAGGACGCGTGCGCAGCTTGCTCAAGTGGCCCGGTGTCGTCAAAGCGACAAGCGCCCGTCTGGGGAGCAAGCCCCCAATGTTGGAGCTTCAACTGAGGATTTCCTCCCCAGCGCGTCCGCGAAAGCGCACGCGCTTCCCTCGGAAAGCCTCGCTGGCACGCCCGCTGCTCAAGCGTCTGCCCGCTGATACGCCGCAATCCTGCGTCGTCCTGCCTCAACGGAGCATTCCATGAAGACCGTGTTCGCCGCCGCCCTGCTCGCCGCCGCCACCGCGTTTGCCAACACCCCTGCTCCGGCCGCCGCGGAGACCAAGCCGGCCGCCGCCGAGGCGCAGCCCGCTCCCGCCGCCGAGATGAAGGCCGAGGAGGCCAAGCCCGAGACGGCCGAGGCCAAGCCCGCCGCCGAGACCAAGCCCGCCAAGGGCAAGAAGGCCAAGAAGGCCCCCAAGGCCGAGACGGCCGCCGAGACCAAGTAGTCTCGATTTCCTCACTTCGAGGAATCCACGCGAGGGCGCCCTTTCCAAGGGGGGCGCCCTCGTGGCATTTCGGGGTCTGTTGTCACCCGGACACTTCACCGCCAGGCTCCCTCCCTCGGAAAGACTCCTGTGTCATCTACACCCCGCCCGGGTCATTGTCTTCGTCACGAACTCTTGATTTTCAGCAAAACTGGGATTTGACAGAAACACAGTAATCGCGCTTAATGTGACTTCAGAGGATGACAGTCGGTTCCGGATACTTGCGGAACCCCATTGCAAATCCGTTTTTTCCTGGAGTCACCCCCATGGTGGAAGCCTTCTCGAAGGTGTCGGAAGCTTCGAAGCTGTTGCTGGAGAAGGGCCTGTGCCCCGCCACGGCGATGGAGTCGCTGAGCATGGTGGGTCACGCGATGGGCGTGGACCGGGCCTACATCTTCGAGAACCGGGTGTCGCAGACGTACGGCCGGTTCGTGACGGACCTGCGCTACGCCTGGGCGGAGCCGCCCACCGCGTCGCCCCTGGCCAACCCCGTGCTGCGCGCGTTCTCGTTCCGGGACTTCGCGCCGGGCTGGGTGGACATGCTGGAGGCGGGAATGGTGGTGGCGTGCCCCACCCGTGACGCCCCGCCGATGATGCGTGATTTGCTGGAGCGGCAGGGGACGCACTCCATCCTGCTGTGCCCCATCAACCCCTCGCGTCAGCAGTGGTGGGGCGTGGCGGTCTTCGAGGACTGCCGGCAGCCCCGGGCCTGGAAGCCCGAGGACGTGTCGCTGCTCAAGTCGCTGTCCCGGGCGGTGGCGGCGTCGGTGCGCCACGGGCAGATGCGCTCCTCG
This genomic interval from Myxococcus guangdongensis contains the following:
- a CDS encoding GAF domain-containing protein gives rise to the protein MVEAFSKVSEASKLLLEKGLCPATAMESLSMVGHAMGVDRAYIFENRVSQTYGRFVTDLRYAWAEPPTASPLANPVLRAFSFRDFAPGWVDMLEAGMVVACPTRDAPPMMRDLLERQGTHSILLCPINPSRQQWWGVAVFEDCRQPRAWKPEDVSLLKSLSRAVAASVRHGQMRSSLDQVRNSLRAAVGRTPASGH